Below is a window of Rhodamnia argentea isolate NSW1041297 chromosome 11, ASM2092103v1, whole genome shotgun sequence DNA.
GATGGTTGAGAGGGCTGCCTTCGTATCTGATTCGAAGGTGCTTTGGAGTTTTCCTAGGTGTGTGAATGTGCAACAGTGGTTCGTCACGACATTGACTGAGATTGCCTTGGTGTGTCCAGTGGATCCGAGACTCGGGTGGTTCTAATGCTGGTGGTCCGTGTTCTtcctgttgttttttttttttttttctttatgtctTGTATGGTTCAGATTGAGTGAAATGCCTACGAAATCAAATGTCATAGATCGGTGGCCGAGAAGGAGGGATGGAATGGCACCGCCTTTTTTTGACAGTGCGATAAAAATGGTCATTTCAAAAGATTGGAAATGTCTAGTTTACTATTCGTGTGATGTGTGTTGGGCTGCTGGTGCTGGTAGTTCTGGATTTAGACCTCTGAACTTTAGCAGGATTCAAATGCTGGTTAGGCTTCTTACTCGTGGAGCTCTGCTATTGATGTTCTCATCGAgcatcctcttttcttttagaaaatttatgaaatttaacATCTAATTTTGATGTGAACTGAGAAAAGAACCTTGAGTGATCTGGACAAGTTACATTAGCAATGAGATCCTCTTCAGTTAAGCTGGTTATGCATGTGCCCTTTATGAtaggaattttttcttttgtagtgATCAATATACTTTAATGTCTCCGAACAGATTGAGTTACCTCACTGGACCGACATTGTCAAAACTGCCACATTTAAAGAGCTTGCTCCCTATGATCCAGACTGGTATTACATCAGAGCTGGTATGAGTCATTCTCTATTCGggttaaattaaaattcatggTCCTTTAGTCTGAACTTAAGCTTAAACATTGTTTGCAGCGTCAATGGCGAGGAAGGTATACCTGAGAGGAGGGCTCGGCGTGGGTGCTTTTCGCAGAATTTATGGGGGGAGCAAAAGGAATGGAAGTCGGCCACCCCATTTTTGCAAGAGCAGTGGTTCTGTTGCCCGCCacattcttcaacagttgcagaATATGAACATTGTTGATGCTGATCCAAGGGGGTGAGTACCCAGATTTGTAGCCGCTTAGCTCATTTATGGAAAAAGGCAGTTTATTGAACCATATGCTGGTTTTTATCTATTTTACTGGATTAGACTTTGCTGGGGGACTTGCTGGAACGCTTGATGCTCCTCTCTTGAACCATTAGTGTGGTTTCGTAATCCTCATTTTTCATGGCATGAATATTTTGTGAGGGTGCTATTTTTAACTTATGCTGAGTTTTGTTTGTGCAGGGGAAGAAGAATTACATCAAGCGGTCAACGTGATCTTGACCAAGTTGCTGGGCGGATTGTGGTGGCACCATGAACAATGAATCAAGTATTACCTAGACTCGTCTTAGGTAGAATTAGATTACTCTTagtgtctttgtttttttctgatATAGAGATATGTGGCGCCCAGAGAGTTCAGGATCCagtttttttcagatttttgttttggtcggagTCTTTTTTCATACGTTGAGAGGCTTTATATCCTGAATTCGATTCGTTCGGCTTTATTGCACGCACAAGGTGAATTTTGAGGCTTTGGTTAGCTTTAATTTCTGGTGAGCAAAGTTCAGCTTGTGTTCCTCTTGCCTTATActcactaggggtgagcaaaccgTATCGGACCGGCCAAGGTGGTCTAGTTCTcagtcccaataaatgggaccagTGACGAGGCGGTCTAGTCCCTGGTTCCATGGTGGACCCACCGTAGGATCAGACTGTACCGCctagaaaatatatatacacaaaaaaaaaaaattgaagaactagttaagctaatttctccattttttgctTGACACTTACTCCTCTCGCTTGACGCTTGTGGCTCGCCTTTGCAATGCAGCTCTCTTGGCACGTGTTCGTCTCACCTTTGCCTCTCTACTTGCTCCGCTTGCGGTCTTGCCTCTCGCTTGTCGACATCTTTGCTTTTCTCACATCTCATTAGTTtaggggaaaattccaaataagagttcgaagtgctttcattttctcaattgaTGGCTTGAAgttaattttgtttcaaataagggcttaaagtagTATAGCGagttcaaataaaggcttgaagtggtCATAGAGTTTTAAAAAAGAGTCTAGCCAAAAGGGTATTtacgtcatttttccttttttatttttttatttttgtgttttttcaaaattcaaaaaaagactAACCTGCTCATCATCTTCCTCGCAGGCCTAGAATAACTTAGGACTAACTCGCAATCAGACCAAGGTTCATCATCTTCGTCAACAGACGCGTGAATCCTCCGCAAGTCT
It encodes the following:
- the LOC115753424 gene encoding 40S ribosomal protein S19-3 encodes the protein MATARTVKDVSPHEFVKAYAAYLKQSGKIELPHWTDIVKTATFKELAPYDPDWYYIRAASMARKVYLRGGLGVGAFRRIYGGSKRNGSRPPHFCKSSGSVARHILQQLQNMNIVDADPRGGRRITSSGQRDLDQVAGRIVVAP